One genomic window of Nocardioides daphniae includes the following:
- the hppD gene encoding 4-hydroxyphenylpyruvate dioxygenase, whose protein sequence is MTSQATPQHPMETLTADELRAELTVEQLRELVGLVEYDPSNDPFPVRALDAVCFIVGNATQAAAYYQLAFGMELEAYRGPETGWRDSKSYVLRSGSARFVLSGGVAPDSPLHDHHRQHGDGVVDLAMEVPDVDVCINHARAMGATILVEPHDETDEHGTVRTAAIATYGETRHTLVDRSRYDGPYLPGYVARTSTVVRGEGHPRRLFQAVDHCVGNVELGRMDEWVDFYNRVLGFSNMAEFIGDDIATDYSALMSKVVASGNHRVKFPLNEPALGKKRSQIDEYLDFYSGAGCQHIALATSDILRTVDVLRDNGVEFLDTPDSYYDDPELRERIGHVRVPVEELKKRKILVDRDEDGSTCCRSSPSRWVTARRSSSSSSSATARSVSARATSRPSSRPSSASRSCAATSDPGRGERGGVGRRGLG, encoded by the coding sequence ATGACATCCCAGGCCACGCCCCAGCACCCGATGGAGACCCTGACTGCCGACGAGCTCCGTGCCGAGCTCACCGTCGAGCAGCTGCGCGAGCTCGTGGGCCTGGTGGAGTACGACCCCTCCAACGACCCGTTCCCAGTCCGCGCCCTCGACGCGGTCTGCTTCATCGTCGGCAACGCGACGCAGGCCGCTGCGTACTACCAGCTCGCCTTCGGCATGGAGCTCGAGGCCTACCGTGGCCCCGAGACCGGCTGGCGCGACTCGAAGTCGTACGTGCTGCGCTCGGGCTCGGCGCGCTTCGTGCTCTCCGGGGGAGTGGCACCCGACAGCCCGCTGCACGACCACCACCGCCAGCACGGTGACGGCGTCGTCGACCTGGCCATGGAGGTGCCGGACGTCGACGTCTGCATCAACCACGCCCGGGCGATGGGCGCCACCATCCTGGTCGAGCCGCACGATGAGACCGACGAGCACGGCACCGTGCGCACGGCGGCGATCGCGACGTACGGGGAGACCCGCCACACCCTCGTCGACCGTTCCCGCTACGACGGCCCCTACCTGCCGGGCTACGTCGCCCGCACCTCAACGGTGGTGCGCGGGGAGGGTCACCCGCGCCGGCTCTTCCAGGCCGTCGACCACTGCGTCGGCAACGTCGAGCTGGGCCGCATGGACGAGTGGGTCGACTTCTACAACCGGGTGCTGGGCTTCTCCAACATGGCCGAGTTCATCGGCGACGACATCGCCACCGACTACTCGGCGTTGATGAGCAAAGTGGTCGCCAGCGGCAACCACCGGGTGAAGTTCCCACTCAACGAGCCGGCCTTGGGCAAGAAGCGCTCGCAGATCGACGAGTACCTCGACTTCTACTCCGGTGCGGGCTGCCAGCACATCGCGCTGGCCACCAGCGACATCCTGCGCACCGTCGACGTGCTGCGCGACAACGGCGTGGAGTTCCTCGACACCCCCGACTCCTACTACGACGACCCCGAGCTGCGCGAGCGCATCGGACACGTGCGGGTGCCGGTGGAGGAGCTGAAGAAGCGCAAGATCCTGGTCGACCGCGACGAGGACGGCTCTACCTGCTGCAGATCTTCACCAAGCCGTTGGGTGACCGCCCGACGATCTTCTTCGAGTTCATCGAGCGCCACGGCTCGCTCGGTTTCGGCAAGGGCAACTTCAAGGCCCTCTTCGAGGCCATCGAGCGCGAGCAGGAGCTGCGCGGCAACCTCTGACCCGGGTCGGGGAGAGCGGGGCGGTGTGGGTCGGCGCGGGCTAGGTTGA
- a CDS encoding DUF1697 domain-containing protein: MPTYIAFLRAINLGARRKFPKDAIAAATASIGACDVETYINTGNVRLTSLMRSTAKVEEALEAAYLADRGFEVPTIALTPDELRRVAEEAEAVRAQLGEPRTHYVTLLKAAPSEAALAAVQALEAPGERLVVRGRGAHLLLDEGMQGSRLSNAKELKALGVGTARNVTVVRTLAERWC, encoded by the coding sequence GTGCCGACCTACATCGCCTTCCTGCGTGCCATCAACCTCGGGGCGAGGCGCAAGTTTCCCAAGGACGCGATCGCGGCGGCGACCGCGTCGATCGGGGCGTGCGACGTCGAGACGTACATCAACACGGGCAACGTACGCCTCACGTCGCTGATGCGCTCGACGGCCAAGGTCGAGGAGGCGCTCGAGGCCGCCTACCTGGCCGACCGGGGCTTCGAGGTCCCGACGATCGCCCTCACCCCGGACGAGCTGCGGCGAGTCGCCGAGGAGGCCGAGGCCGTGCGCGCCCAGCTGGGTGAGCCGAGGACCCACTACGTGACGTTGCTGAAGGCGGCGCCCTCGGAGGCCGCGCTCGCTGCGGTCCAGGCTCTCGAGGCCCCCGGTGAGCGACTCGTCGTGCGGGGGCGAGGCGCTCACCTGCTGCTCGACGAGGGCATGCAGGGCTCGCGCCTGAGCAACGCCAAGGAGCTCAAGGCCCTCGGTGTCGGCACGGCACGCAACGTCACCGTCGTGCGTACGCTCGCCGAGCGGTGGTGCTGA
- a CDS encoding LysE/ArgO family amino acid transporter, whose product MFNVLFTGLFTGLALIVAIGAQNAFVLRQGIRGERVLPIVLTCLLSDLVAITAGVAGLGVVIERWPAALPVAQVIGGLYLIAFGIHAALRAWRPTGLEAGDGTQMSVKTAVLTALALTWLNPHFYLDAIVLLGTVANSFGADRWWFLAGALIASTCWFFALGYGSRLLRGLFAKPSSWRILDGGIAVVMGALGVSLLAH is encoded by the coding sequence GTGTTCAACGTGCTCTTCACCGGTCTCTTCACCGGGCTTGCCCTGATCGTCGCCATCGGCGCCCAGAACGCCTTCGTCCTCCGTCAGGGGATCCGGGGCGAACGGGTGCTCCCGATCGTGCTGACCTGCCTGCTCTCCGACCTGGTCGCGATCACCGCCGGCGTCGCCGGCCTCGGCGTCGTGATCGAGCGCTGGCCGGCCGCCCTGCCCGTCGCCCAGGTCATCGGCGGCCTCTACCTGATCGCCTTCGGCATCCACGCCGCCCTGCGCGCCTGGCGCCCGACAGGACTCGAGGCCGGCGACGGCACCCAGATGAGCGTGAAGACCGCCGTGCTCACCGCACTGGCCCTCACCTGGCTCAACCCGCACTTCTACCTGGACGCGATCGTCCTGCTCGGCACGGTGGCCAACTCCTTCGGCGCGGACCGCTGGTGGTTCCTCGCCGGCGCCCTGATCGCCAGCACCTGCTGGTTCTTCGCGCTCGGCTACGGCTCGCGCCTGCTGCGCGGCCTCTTCGCCAAGCCCAGCTCGTGGCGCATCCTCGACGGCGGCATCGCCGTGGTCATGGGCGCCCTGGGCGTCTCGCTGCTCGCGCACTGA
- a CDS encoding LysR family transcriptional regulator ArgP — protein MKDLTQIDPVALRTLATAVRVGTFEAAARELHVTPSAVSQRIKALETRVGRVLVHRTKPLEATDAGHVLVRLAAQTEMLEREAYAELVDDPDDETEAGAPWTSVPLAVNSDAMFDWFVEALVSVRERHRVTFDILREDQSRTTERLRRGEVMAAITSDPRPVPGCKVERLGVMRYLAVGNPAYVAEHLPEGPTTAALGRAPMVAFDRDDTLQHDFLRKVTRRHLAPPTTLIPSVHQFDHAVHRGLGWGMLMDSEVRDHLDSGRLVEIVPGRHVDVPLYWQRWRLESPVMVDLTAAVTEQARAWLGR, from the coding sequence GTGAAAGACCTCACCCAGATCGACCCCGTCGCCCTGCGCACCCTGGCCACCGCGGTGCGCGTCGGCACCTTCGAGGCGGCTGCCCGCGAGCTCCACGTGACCCCCTCGGCGGTGAGCCAACGGATCAAGGCGTTGGAGACTCGGGTGGGCCGGGTACTGGTCCACCGGACCAAGCCGCTCGAGGCCACCGACGCCGGCCACGTGCTGGTCCGGCTGGCTGCCCAGACGGAGATGCTGGAGCGGGAGGCCTACGCCGAGCTGGTCGACGACCCCGACGACGAGACCGAGGCCGGAGCCCCATGGACCAGCGTCCCGCTGGCGGTGAACTCGGACGCGATGTTCGACTGGTTCGTCGAGGCGCTGGTGAGCGTGCGCGAGCGCCACAGGGTCACCTTCGACATCCTGCGCGAGGACCAGAGCCGCACCACCGAGCGGCTGCGTCGCGGCGAGGTGATGGCGGCGATCACCTCCGACCCGCGCCCGGTCCCGGGCTGCAAGGTCGAGCGGCTCGGGGTGATGCGCTACCTCGCGGTCGGCAACCCGGCGTACGTCGCCGAGCACCTCCCGGAGGGCCCGACGACCGCGGCGCTCGGACGGGCGCCGATGGTGGCCTTCGACCGCGACGACACGCTCCAGCACGACTTCCTGCGCAAGGTCACCCGGCGCCACCTGGCGCCGCCGACGACGCTGATCCCGTCGGTGCACCAGTTCGACCACGCCGTCCATCGTGGCCTGGGGTGGGGGATGCTGATGGACTCCGAGGTCCGCGACCACCTCGACTCCGGACGGCTCGTCGAGATCGTCCCGGGACGCCACGTCGACGTGCCGCTCTACTGGCAGCGCTGGCGCCTGGAGTCACCCGTGATGGTCGACCTCACCGCCGCCGTGACCGAGCAGGCCCGGGCGTGGCTGGGGCGGTGA
- a CDS encoding amino acid ABC transporter ATP-binding protein, with translation MTDSPTTPAPSGRVPAIDVRGLRKSFGKNEVLKGIDFHVDPGQVVCVIGPSGSGKSTLLRCVNRLEEPNAGQVLVEGIDITDPETDLDAVRSRIGMVFQQFNLFPHMTVLKNLTIAQRGVKKRSKAEAVEVARANLAKVGLADREDAYPTHLSGGQQQRVAIARALSMDPDMMLFDEPTSALDPELVGDVLAVMRDLANEGMTMMVVTHEMGFAREVGDKLVFMDGGVIVEEGLPADVLANPRNERTQSFLSKVL, from the coding sequence GTCGCGTCCCCGCGATCGACGTCCGTGGGCTGCGCAAGTCGTTCGGCAAGAACGAGGTGCTCAAGGGCATCGACTTCCACGTCGACCCCGGCCAGGTCGTCTGCGTCATCGGCCCCTCGGGGTCGGGCAAGTCAACGCTGCTGCGGTGCGTCAACCGGCTGGAGGAGCCCAACGCGGGCCAGGTCCTGGTCGAGGGCATCGACATCACCGACCCGGAGACCGACCTCGACGCGGTGCGCTCGCGCATCGGCATGGTCTTCCAGCAGTTCAACCTCTTCCCGCACATGACGGTGCTGAAGAACCTCACCATCGCCCAACGCGGCGTGAAGAAGCGCAGCAAAGCCGAGGCCGTCGAGGTGGCCCGCGCCAACCTGGCCAAGGTCGGGCTCGCCGACCGCGAGGACGCCTACCCTACGCACCTGTCGGGTGGTCAACAGCAGCGCGTGGCGATCGCCCGCGCGCTGTCGATGGACCCCGACATGATGCTCTTCGACGAGCCCACCTCGGCGCTCGACCCGGAGCTGGTCGGGGACGTGCTGGCCGTCATGCGCGACCTCGCCAACGAGGGCATGACGATGATGGTGGTCACCCACGAGATGGGCTTCGCCCGCGAGGTCGGCGACAAGCTGGTCTTCATGGACGGCGGCGTCATCGTCGAGGAGGGCCTGCCGGCCGACGTGCTCGCGAACCCTCGGAACGAGCGTACGCAGTCCTTCCTGTCGAAGGTGCTCTAG